One Opitutia bacterium DNA segment encodes these proteins:
- a CDS encoding bifunctional phosphoribosyl-AMP cyclohydrolase/phosphoribosyl-ATP diphosphatase HisIE yields the protein MNTLPALDWQKGDGLLPAIIQDADTQQVLMLGYMNAAALEQTLATKRVTFFSRSKNRLWTKGESSGHFLDFVSVEGDCDNDTLLVRARPNGPTCHRGTCSCFGEGGGATGTGFLAQLERTVNQRICSGDEKSYTAKLVREGVKRVAQKVGEEGVETALAATAGDNVELANEAADLLFHLIVLLRTKGLSLQDALSILEKRHAPKK from the coding sequence ATGAACACTCTCCCTGCCCTCGACTGGCAAAAAGGCGACGGCCTGCTGCCCGCCATCATTCAGGACGCCGACACGCAGCAAGTCCTCATGCTCGGCTACATGAACGCCGCCGCGCTCGAGCAGACGCTCGCGACCAAGCGAGTGACGTTTTTCTCGCGTTCGAAGAACCGCCTCTGGACCAAGGGAGAATCGTCCGGCCATTTCCTCGACTTCGTGAGCGTCGAGGGCGATTGCGACAACGACACGCTGCTCGTCCGCGCGCGCCCCAACGGTCCGACCTGCCACCGCGGCACCTGCTCGTGCTTCGGCGAAGGCGGCGGCGCCACCGGCACCGGTTTCCTCGCGCAGCTCGAACGCACGGTGAATCAGCGCATCTGCTCCGGCGACGAGAAGAGCTACACCGCCAAACTCGTCCGCGAAGGCGTGAAGCGCGTCGCGCAGAAAGTCGGCGAAGAGGGCGTCGAGACTGCACTCGCCGCGACCGCCGGCGACAACGTTGAACTCGCCAACGAAGCGGCCGACTTGCTCTTCCACCTGATCGTCCTCCTGCGCACCAAAGGCCTCTCGCTCCAAGACGCCCTCAGTATCCTCGAAAAACGCCACGCCCCGAAAAAGTAA
- the hisF gene encoding imidazole glycerol phosphate synthase subunit HisF, with protein sequence MLARRIIPCLDVRDGRVVKGVQFRNHEDMGDIIELAQRYRDAGADELVFYDITASSDGRTVSAAWVERVARVIDIPFCVAGGIRSLDGARVILHSGADKVSLNSPALENPDLITALADEFGSQAVVVGIDSRQENGDYFVKAYTGNPDKTQSTRWRTIDWAAEAQKRGAGEVVLNCMNQDGVRAGYDLTQLKLVRSVLTIPLVASGGAGAPEHFRDVFQQASVDGALAASVFHKGTIPIPTLKSYLAREGVCIRT encoded by the coding sequence ATGCTCGCCCGTAGAATCATTCCCTGCCTCGACGTCCGCGACGGCCGCGTCGTGAAGGGCGTCCAGTTCCGCAACCACGAGGACATGGGTGACATCATCGAGCTCGCCCAACGCTACCGCGATGCCGGCGCCGACGAGTTGGTTTTCTACGACATCACCGCGAGCAGCGACGGTCGCACCGTCTCCGCCGCATGGGTCGAGCGCGTGGCCCGTGTGATCGACATTCCGTTCTGCGTCGCCGGCGGCATCCGCTCGCTCGATGGCGCGCGCGTGATCCTCCACAGCGGCGCCGACAAGGTCTCGCTCAACTCTCCCGCCCTCGAAAACCCGGATCTGATCACCGCGCTGGCCGACGAATTCGGCTCGCAAGCCGTCGTCGTCGGCATCGATTCGCGCCAGGAAAACGGCGACTACTTCGTGAAGGCCTACACCGGCAATCCCGACAAGACGCAGTCCACGCGTTGGCGCACGATCGACTGGGCCGCCGAAGCGCAAAAGCGCGGCGCCGGCGAAGTCGTCCTCAACTGCATGAACCAAGACGGCGTGCGCGCCGGTTACGATCTCACGCAGCTCAAACTCGTCCGCTCCGTGCTCACAATCCCGCTCGTCGCCTCCGGCGGCGCCGGCGCGCCCGAGCACTTCCGCGACGTTTTCCAACAAGCCTCGGTCGACGGCGCGCTCGCCGCGTCGGTCTTCCACAAAGGCACCATCCCGATTCCCACTCTCAAATCCTACCTCGCCCGCGAAGGCGTCTGCATCCGCACCTGA
- the hisA gene encoding 1-(5-phosphoribosyl)-5-[(5-phosphoribosylamino)methylideneamino]imidazole-4-carboxamide isomerase, with product MIYPAIDLRRGRVVRLTEGSFEAEKAYHDDPTVVAREFKAAGSTWLHLVDLDGAKDPAQRQTALIERVVAASGLLVQSGGGIREEAQVTALLAAGVTRVIVGSLAVKEPELVAGWLEKFGPEKIVLALDVRLNAAGVPQVAIAGWRADSGLALADVLTNFTARGLRHMLCTDISRDGKLTGPNFELYAQLRRDFPALQVQASGGVSSLDDLRRLKAEGTPGAIVGRALYEHKFTLKEALACR from the coding sequence ATCATCTATCCCGCCATCGACCTCCGCCGCGGTCGCGTCGTGCGCCTCACCGAGGGCAGCTTCGAAGCCGAGAAAGCCTACCACGACGACCCGACCGTCGTAGCGCGCGAGTTCAAAGCCGCCGGTTCCACCTGGCTGCACCTCGTCGACCTCGATGGCGCGAAGGATCCCGCGCAGCGCCAGACCGCGCTCATCGAACGCGTCGTCGCCGCGAGCGGCTTGCTCGTGCAATCCGGCGGCGGCATCCGCGAGGAAGCGCAAGTCACCGCACTGCTCGCTGCGGGCGTGACGCGCGTCATCGTCGGCAGCCTCGCCGTGAAGGAACCGGAGCTCGTCGCCGGTTGGCTGGAGAAATTCGGTCCGGAAAAAATCGTCCTCGCGCTCGACGTCCGCCTCAACGCCGCGGGCGTGCCGCAAGTCGCCATCGCCGGCTGGCGGGCCGACAGCGGCCTCGCACTCGCCGACGTGCTGACGAATTTCACCGCGCGCGGCCTGCGTCACATGCTTTGCACGGACATCAGTCGCGATGGTAAACTCACCGGCCCGAACTTCGAACTCTACGCGCAGCTCCGGCGTGATTTTCCCGCGTTGCAGGTGCAGGCGTCCGGCGGCGTCTCGTCGCTCGACGATCTGCGTCGTCTCAAAGCCGAAGGCACGCCGGGAGCAATTGTCGGCCGCGCGCTCTACGAGCACAAGTTCACGCTGAAGGAGGCGCTCGCATGCCGATGA
- the hisH gene encoding imidazole glycerol phosphate synthase subunit HisH — protein sequence MLAIVDSGGANIASVRFALERLGIASELTADPAIIRSAERVILPGVGSAQEGMRKLRARNLVETIRGLTQPVIGFCLGEQLLFESSDEGDTTSLGLIPGRVTRIPETHGITVPHMGWNTLEVLRDTPLLHGIARDARFYFVHSYAGPVNAHTLASATHGTPFAAVVQRGNFYGVQFHPERSGPAGAQLLKNFLTLPA from the coding sequence ATGCTCGCCATCGTCGACAGCGGCGGCGCCAACATCGCCTCGGTGCGCTTCGCGCTTGAGCGGCTCGGCATCGCGAGCGAGCTCACCGCCGATCCCGCCATCATCCGCTCGGCCGAGCGCGTCATCCTGCCGGGCGTGGGCTCCGCGCAGGAAGGCATGCGCAAGCTCCGCGCGCGCAATCTCGTCGAGACCATCCGCGGTCTCACGCAGCCCGTCATCGGCTTCTGCCTCGGCGAGCAGCTCCTCTTCGAATCCTCCGACGAAGGCGACACCACTTCGCTCGGCCTGATCCCCGGCCGCGTGACGCGCATTCCCGAGACGCACGGCATCACCGTGCCGCACATGGGTTGGAACACGCTCGAAGTCCTCCGCGACACGCCGCTCCTCCACGGCATCGCCCGCGACGCGCGTTTCTATTTCGTCCACAGCTACGCCGGCCCGGTGAACGCCCACACTCTCGCCAGCGCGACGCACGGCACGCCGTTCGCCGCCGTCGTGCAGCGCGGCAACTTCTACGGCGTGCAATTCCACCCCGAGCGCTCCGGCCCCGCCGGCGCCCAGCTCCTGAAAAACTTCCTCACCCTCCCCGCGTGA
- the hisB gene encoding bifunctional histidinol-phosphatase/imidazoleglycerol-phosphate dehydratase HisB, translating to MKKLLFLDRDGTLIAEPVDQQIDRLDKFALEPEVVPALRRLRDAGFTFVMVTNQDGLGTPSFRESEFRPLQDLLISILASQGIAFEAVRVCPHTAADRCDCRKPKPGLVMDYLRDTAWDRAASAVIGDRETDLQLAAALGIRGLRYDRTKLNWTEIARQLVDAPRRATIKRETKETKITVTVDLDATAPVSFRTGLGFFDHMLEQIARNAGISLVITCDGDLHIDEHHTIEDVGLALGTALKQALGDKRGIGRYGFVMPMDESRADVALDLSGRAWLVFEADFPRGNVGELPTEMVSHFFKSVSDTLGATLHMKVTGDNTHHMIEALFKGFGRALRPAVARTVGGDIPSSKGVL from the coding sequence ATGAAAAAACTCCTCTTCCTCGACCGCGACGGCACGCTCATCGCCGAACCCGTCGACCAGCAGATCGACCGCCTCGACAAGTTCGCGCTCGAACCCGAGGTCGTCCCCGCACTCCGCCGCCTACGCGACGCCGGCTTCACCTTCGTGATGGTGACGAATCAGGACGGCCTCGGCACGCCGAGTTTTCGCGAGAGCGAATTCCGCCCGCTGCAGGACCTGTTGATCAGTATCCTCGCCTCGCAAGGCATCGCCTTCGAAGCCGTCCGCGTCTGCCCGCACACCGCCGCCGATCGTTGCGATTGCCGAAAACCCAAGCCCGGCCTCGTGATGGACTACCTTCGCGACACCGCGTGGGACCGCGCTGCTTCCGCCGTGATCGGCGATCGCGAAACCGATCTCCAGCTTGCCGCCGCGCTCGGCATTCGCGGCCTCCGCTACGACCGCACCAAACTCAACTGGACCGAAATCGCCCGCCAGCTCGTCGACGCGCCGCGTCGCGCCACGATCAAACGCGAGACCAAGGAGACCAAGATCACCGTCACCGTCGACCTCGACGCCACCGCGCCCGTCTCATTTCGCACCGGCCTCGGCTTCTTCGACCACATGCTCGAGCAGATCGCCCGCAACGCCGGCATCAGCCTCGTCATCACCTGCGACGGCGACCTGCACATCGACGAGCACCACACCATCGAAGACGTCGGCCTCGCCCTCGGCACCGCGCTCAAGCAGGCCCTCGGCGACAAACGCGGCATCGGCCGCTACGGCTTCGTCATGCCGATGGACGAGTCGCGCGCTGACGTCGCGCTCGATCTCAGCGGCCGCGCGTGGCTGGTCTTCGAGGCGGATTTCCCGCGCGGCAACGTCGGCGAGCTGCCCACCGAGATGGTCTCGCACTTTTTCAAATCCGTCAGCGACACGCTCGGCGCGACGCTGCACATGAAGGTCACCGGCGACAACACGCACCACATGATCGAAGCGCTGTTCAAAGGCTTCGGCCGCGCGCTGCGTCCCGCCGTCGCCCGCACCGTCGGCGGCGACATCCCGAGTTCGAAGGGAGTGCTGTGA
- the hisC gene encoding histidinol-phosphate transaminase → MNSDPVLALVRPDILALTPYSSARKEASGGKVWLDANENPSTPHAGAPRLNRYPEPQPAEVVARLASLYGVKPDRILVTRGSDEGIDLLLRAFCRAGQDSILFTPPTYGMYSVAAAIQGARVLTVPLVREKDFALDADAVLRAVLAAPEPNGGGGTPETKLVFLCSPNNPTGQLLDRDAVLKIVTTLASRAVVVVDEAYAEFSTEPSLVQELDANPNLVVLRTLSKAYGLAGARVGVTLASPALVGVLQKIIAPYPIPAPVVRAALDALTPAGISAARQSALDLVGERRRLTVALVKLPHVRKIWPSDANFLLVEVTDASRIMNIARAAGLVIRDRSKDVPNTVRITIGTRAENDFALETLARV, encoded by the coding sequence ATGAACTCCGACCCCGTTCTCGCGCTCGTCCGCCCCGATATCCTCGCGCTCACCCCGTATTCCTCGGCCCGCAAGGAAGCCTCCGGCGGCAAGGTCTGGCTCGACGCCAACGAAAATCCCTCGACGCCGCACGCCGGCGCGCCGCGCCTGAACCGTTACCCCGAGCCGCAACCGGCCGAAGTCGTCGCCCGCCTCGCCTCGCTCTACGGCGTCAAACCCGACCGCATACTAGTCACGCGCGGTTCCGACGAAGGCATCGATCTTCTCCTGCGCGCGTTCTGCCGCGCCGGCCAGGACTCGATCCTGTTCACGCCGCCGACCTACGGCATGTATTCCGTCGCCGCCGCGATCCAGGGCGCGCGCGTCCTCACCGTCCCGCTCGTCCGCGAAAAGGACTTCGCGCTCGATGCCGACGCCGTTCTCCGCGCCGTGCTTGCCGCGCCGGAGCCGAATGGCGGAGGCGGGACACCGGAAACCAAACTCGTTTTCCTCTGCTCACCCAACAACCCGACGGGCCAGCTCCTTGATCGCGACGCAGTGCTCAAGATCGTCACGACGCTCGCCTCGCGCGCCGTCGTCGTGGTCGACGAGGCTTACGCGGAGTTCTCCACCGAGCCGAGCCTCGTGCAGGAACTCGACGCCAATCCCAACCTCGTTGTCCTCCGCACGCTCTCGAAAGCCTACGGCCTCGCCGGCGCACGCGTCGGCGTGACGCTCGCCTCGCCGGCGCTCGTCGGCGTCCTGCAGAAAATCATCGCGCCCTACCCGATTCCCGCGCCGGTCGTCCGCGCCGCGCTCGATGCGCTCACGCCCGCCGGCATTTCCGCCGCGCGCCAGTCCGCCCTCGATCTCGTCGGCGAACGCCGCCGCCTCACCGTCGCGCTCGTGAAACTCCCGCACGTCCGCAAGATCTGGCCGAGCGACGCCAACTTCCTGCTGGTCGAGGTCACCGACGCCTCGCGCATCATGAACATCGCCCGCGCCGCCGGCCTCGTCATCCGCGACCGCAGCAAGGACGTGCCCAACACCGTCCGCATCACCATCGGCACGCGCGCCGAAAACGACTTCGCCCTGGAGACCCTCGCCCGTGTCTAA
- the hisD gene encoding histidinol dehydrogenase — protein sequence MQTLVWKKFSPARRAAALERPAQTRRTDIADAVSRIIAEVARDGDTALKRLTAKFDGAKLTSLRVSPAEFAAAEKALTPADKAALRTAYRNIRRFHAAQVAKPIRVETMRGIVCEKVTRPIERVGLYVPGGSAPLFSTALMLGVPAQLAGCPVRVLCTPPGRDGRVNPWILFAAQLCGITDVFKVGGAQAIAAMAAGTKTIPKCDKLFGPGNAFVTEAKLQVSRSAAGAAIDMPAGPSEVMVIADRTADASFVAADLLSQAEHGPDSQVVLVTFSEAIASRIALEVQTQLKLLPRREIAEVALKKSRVILAASPAEAVEIANAYAPEHLILQLANPRRLLPQITAAGSVFVGPWTPESLGDYASGTNHVLPTYGWARSFSGLGLADFSRTMTVQEATPLGFARLSGTVARLAEAESLVAHRRAVTVRLQKLSR from the coding sequence ATGCAAACGCTCGTCTGGAAAAAATTCTCCCCCGCCCGCCGCGCCGCCGCCCTCGAGCGGCCGGCGCAGACGCGCCGCACCGACATCGCCGACGCCGTCTCGCGTATCATCGCCGAGGTCGCCCGCGACGGCGACACCGCGCTGAAGCGCCTGACCGCGAAGTTCGACGGCGCGAAACTCACCTCGCTCCGCGTCAGCCCGGCGGAGTTCGCCGCCGCCGAAAAAGCCCTCACGCCCGCCGACAAGGCCGCCCTTCGCACCGCCTACCGCAACATCCGCCGCTTCCACGCCGCGCAAGTTGCGAAACCGATCCGCGTCGAGACGATGCGCGGCATCGTCTGCGAAAAAGTCACGCGCCCGATCGAGCGCGTCGGCCTCTACGTCCCCGGCGGCAGCGCGCCGCTGTTCTCCACCGCACTCATGCTCGGCGTCCCCGCGCAACTCGCCGGCTGTCCCGTGCGCGTCCTCTGCACGCCCCCGGGCCGCGACGGCCGCGTGAATCCCTGGATCCTTTTCGCCGCCCAACTCTGCGGCATCACCGACGTCTTCAAGGTCGGCGGCGCGCAAGCGATCGCCGCCATGGCCGCCGGCACGAAGACGATCCCGAAGTGCGACAAGCTCTTCGGCCCCGGCAACGCCTTTGTCACCGAGGCCAAGCTCCAAGTCTCGCGCTCCGCCGCCGGCGCCGCCATCGACATGCCCGCCGGCCCGTCCGAGGTTATGGTCATCGCCGACCGCACCGCCGACGCCTCGTTCGTCGCCGCCGATCTCCTCTCGCAAGCCGAACACGGCCCCGACTCGCAGGTCGTATTGGTCACCTTCTCCGAGGCGATTGCCTCCCGCATCGCTCTCGAAGTCCAAACTCAGCTCAAGCTCCTTCCGCGACGCGAAATCGCCGAAGTCGCGCTGAAAAAGAGCCGCGTCATCCTCGCCGCCTCGCCCGCCGAAGCCGTGGAGATCGCCAACGCCTACGCGCCCGAGCATCTCATCCTCCAACTCGCAAACCCGCGCCGCCTCCTCCCGCAAATCACCGCCGCTGGCTCGGTCTTTGTCGGCCCGTGGACACCCGAGTCGCTCGGCGACTACGCCAGCGGCACCAACCATGTCCTGCCGACCTACGGCTGGGCGCGTTCCTTCAGCGGCCTCGGCCTGGCAGATTTCTCGCGCACGATGACCGTGCAGGAAGCCACACCGCTCGGCTTCGCCCGCCTCAGCGGCACCGTCGCGCGCCTCGCCGAGGCCGAAAGCCTCGTCGCCCACCGCCGCGCGGTCACCGTCCGCCTCCAAAAACTCTCCCGATGA
- the hisG gene encoding ATP phosphoribosyltransferase, whose translation MSPIVTPPAKDRLRLAIQKSGRLSTDSLDLLNRCGIKVKAPKEKLLLHAENFPIDILFVRDDDIPQLVMDGVCDLGIVGENVLEETALERTSGGTHNPYVVDRRLDFGGCRLAVALPEERGYASSADLAGLRIATSYPRLTKRWLAAQNVKADVVLLTGSVEIAPRLGLADAICDLVATGSTLEANRLRAVETIFKSKATLIRCDRPLDAAKRHALDILLRRIDGVQLAAEAKYIMLHAPKSALAEIKKLLPGSENPTILPLAGDDTKVALHAVCQEAVFWETMESLKRAGASAILVLPIEKMMM comes from the coding sequence ATGTCTCCCATCGTCACTCCTCCCGCCAAAGACCGCCTCCGCCTCGCCATCCAGAAGAGCGGACGCCTTTCCACCGACTCGCTCGACCTGCTCAACCGCTGCGGCATCAAGGTCAAGGCGCCCAAGGAAAAGCTGCTCCTCCACGCCGAAAACTTCCCGATCGATATCCTCTTCGTCCGCGACGACGACATCCCGCAACTCGTCATGGACGGCGTGTGCGACCTCGGCATCGTCGGCGAGAACGTCCTAGAGGAAACCGCCCTCGAACGCACCTCCGGCGGCACGCACAACCCCTACGTCGTCGACCGCCGCCTCGACTTCGGCGGCTGCCGCCTCGCCGTCGCCCTCCCCGAAGAGCGCGGCTACGCCTCTTCCGCCGACCTCGCCGGCCTCCGCATCGCGACTTCCTACCCGCGTCTCACCAAACGCTGGCTCGCCGCGCAAAACGTGAAAGCCGACGTCGTCCTCCTCACCGGCTCCGTCGAAATCGCCCCGCGCCTCGGTCTCGCCGACGCCATCTGCGACCTCGTCGCCACCGGCTCCACCCTCGAGGCCAACCGCCTCCGCGCCGTCGAGACGATCTTCAAATCCAAGGCCACGCTCATCCGCTGCGACCGCCCGCTCGACGCCGCCAAGCGCCACGCCCTCGACATCCTCCTTCGCCGCATCGACGGCGTGCAGCTCGCCGCCGAAGCGAAATACATCATGCTCCACGCCCCGAAGAGCGCGCTCGCCGAGATCAAGAAACTCCTCCCCGGCTCCGAGAACCCGACCATCCTCCCGCTCGCCGGCGACGACACCAAAGTCGCGCTCCACGCCGTCTGCCAGGAAGCCGTCTTCTGGGAAACCATGGAGTCCCTCAAGCGCGCCGGCGCCAGCGCCATCCTTGTGCTCCCGATCGAAAAGATGATGATGTGA
- a CDS encoding sulfatase-like hydrolase/transferase, producing the protein MPSAVPPADSAAGASRWSKLLARRHGGVAIFFAVFLIAAFLTRVALLIQARHDVVWNPSLLAAFFWGVLYDLGAAAWASLPLTILLAALPARFFEWAWARWLAAIGAFAIIYALFFGTVSEWTFWEEFGVRFNFIAVDYLVYTTEVVGNIRESYNLPAIIGGVAAVAALGVWLLARTGWPQRWFAHANEPMGRRWKAAAIWFVAALAFGLVQDDTRLPAFKNNFNREIGKNGLWSLFAAFKNNILDYEQFYKTLPIDEAFAQVQAKLAVDGATLLRPGERDTLRYVQNDGGPELKPNVIQITVESLSADFVGIFNHASKLTPHLEALARHSLVFENFYATGTRTDRGMEALTLSLPPTPGRSMIKRPNNENMFTLGSVFQSKGYETAFIYGGFGYFDNMNYFFGHNGYRVIDRNSPEADVTFANVWGACDEDLYRWTMREADKSFAAGKPFHYFVMTTSNHRPYTFPEGKIDLPSKISGRAGAVKYTDFAIGQFLKDAESKPWFKNTVFVIVADHCASSAGRAELPVQNYHIPLFIYSPGGHIAPGRIKGLTSQVDYAPTLLGLLNWSYVSRFFGHDVRRAPAETARALIGNYQKLGHLERGHFVVLRPQRGANSYTVDLATGGLTPAPRDEANEKAAIGYYQSANYLYEHGLYDALTPEELAKFTAEGEKRAAAKSAGK; encoded by the coding sequence ATGCCTTCCGCCGTTCCTCCCGCTGATTCCGCCGCTGGCGCGAGTCGTTGGTCCAAACTGCTCGCACGCCGCCATGGCGGTGTCGCTATCTTCTTCGCGGTCTTCCTGATCGCGGCTTTCCTCACGCGCGTGGCGTTGCTCATCCAGGCGCGGCACGACGTGGTCTGGAATCCCTCGCTGCTCGCGGCATTCTTCTGGGGCGTGCTCTACGATCTCGGCGCGGCGGCGTGGGCCTCGCTGCCGCTGACGATCCTGCTCGCGGCGCTGCCGGCGCGGTTCTTCGAGTGGGCGTGGGCGCGCTGGCTCGCGGCGATCGGGGCGTTCGCGATCATCTACGCGCTGTTCTTCGGCACGGTTTCCGAGTGGACGTTCTGGGAGGAGTTCGGCGTGCGGTTCAACTTCATCGCCGTCGACTACCTCGTCTACACGACGGAGGTCGTCGGCAACATCCGCGAATCCTACAACCTCCCCGCGATTATCGGCGGCGTCGCGGCCGTCGCGGCGCTCGGCGTCTGGCTGCTCGCGCGCACCGGCTGGCCGCAGCGCTGGTTCGCGCACGCGAACGAGCCGATGGGCCGGCGCTGGAAGGCGGCCGCGATCTGGTTCGTCGCTGCGCTGGCATTCGGCTTGGTGCAGGACGACACGCGCCTGCCGGCCTTCAAAAACAACTTCAACCGCGAGATCGGCAAGAACGGCCTCTGGTCGCTCTTTGCCGCGTTCAAGAACAACATCCTCGATTACGAGCAGTTCTACAAAACGCTCCCGATCGACGAGGCGTTCGCGCAGGTGCAGGCCAAGCTCGCCGTCGACGGCGCGACGCTGCTCCGTCCCGGCGAGCGCGACACCCTGCGCTACGTGCAGAACGACGGCGGCCCGGAGCTGAAGCCCAACGTCATCCAGATCACGGTCGAGAGCCTGAGCGCGGACTTCGTCGGCATCTTCAACCACGCCTCGAAGCTCACGCCGCACCTCGAAGCGCTCGCGCGCCACAGCTTGGTGTTCGAGAATTTCTACGCCACCGGCACGCGCACCGATCGCGGCATGGAGGCGCTGACGCTCTCGCTGCCGCCGACGCCTGGTCGATCGATGATCAAGCGGCCGAACAACGAGAACATGTTCACGCTTGGCTCCGTGTTCCAGTCGAAGGGCTACGAGACGGCGTTCATCTACGGCGGCTTCGGCTACTTCGACAACATGAACTACTTTTTCGGCCACAACGGCTATCGCGTCATCGACCGCAACAGCCCCGAGGCCGACGTCACCTTCGCCAACGTCTGGGGCGCGTGCGACGAGGACCTCTATCGCTGGACCATGCGCGAGGCCGACAAGTCCTTCGCGGCCGGCAAGCCGTTCCACTACTTCGTCATGACGACGTCGAATCACCGCCCCTACACCTTCCCCGAGGGCAAGATCGACCTCCCGTCGAAAATCTCCGGCCGCGCCGGCGCCGTGAAATACACCGACTTCGCCATCGGCCAGTTCCTCAAGGACGCGGAGTCGAAGCCGTGGTTCAAGAACACCGTGTTCGTCATTGTCGCCGACCACTGCGCCTCCAGCGCCGGCCGCGCCGAGCTGCCGGTGCAGAACTACCACATCCCGCTCTTCATCTACTCGCCCGGCGGCCACATCGCGCCCGGCCGCATCAAGGGGCTCACGAGTCAGGTCGACTACGCGCCGACGCTGCTCGGCCTGCTCAACTGGAGCTACGTGTCGCGCTTCTTCGGCCACGACGTCCGCCGGGCGCCCGCCGAGACGGCCCGCGCGCTCATCGGCAACTACCAGAAGCTCGGCCACCTCGAGCGCGGTCACTTCGTCGTGCTCCGTCCGCAGCGCGGCGCCAACTCTTACACCGTCGATCTCGCCACCGGCGGACTCACACCCGCTCCGCGCGACGAGGCCAACGAGAAAGCCGCCATCGGCTACTACCAGAGCGCGAACTATCTCTACGAGCACGGGCTCTACGACGCGCTCACGCCCGAGGAACTGGCGAAGTTCACCGCCGAGGGAGAGAAGCGCGCCGCCGCCAAGTCCGCCGGCAAATGA
- a CDS encoding phosphatase PAP2 family protein, which translates to MTPRAPEFLDRTLWPAVLLLAGALAIFEFTNVDLALQDHFYDFAQHRWIVDGNEPVGRAVFYNIPKIGVIVTGVALLVLALGPGRWRERLRLERRGLWVAVATIATVPALAGLGKNFTNTFCPSEIRRYGGGVPYVKLCEPYPSDDRPKGKGHCFPAGHASGGFALIALAWLRPSRRVRFIGVALGLGFGWYMGTYQMLKGAHYLSHTVTTMLLAWIVALAWRRALMHGLGGSPAAN; encoded by the coding sequence ATGACGCCCCGCGCGCCCGAATTTCTGGATCGCACGCTCTGGCCGGCGGTGCTGCTGCTCGCCGGCGCGCTCGCGATTTTCGAGTTCACCAACGTCGACCTCGCGCTGCAGGACCATTTCTACGATTTCGCGCAGCACCGCTGGATCGTCGACGGCAACGAGCCGGTCGGGCGCGCCGTGTTCTACAACATTCCGAAGATCGGCGTGATCGTCACCGGCGTGGCGTTGCTCGTGCTCGCGCTCGGTCCCGGGCGCTGGCGCGAGCGGCTGCGCCTCGAGCGACGCGGACTCTGGGTCGCGGTCGCGACGATCGCGACAGTGCCCGCGCTCGCCGGCCTCGGGAAGAATTTCACCAACACCTTTTGCCCCTCGGAAATCCGGCGCTACGGCGGCGGCGTGCCTTACGTGAAGCTGTGCGAACCTTATCCGAGCGACGATCGCCCGAAAGGGAAGGGGCATTGTTTTCCCGCCGGGCACGCCAGCGGCGGCTTCGCCCTGATCGCGCTCGCGTGGCTGCGGCCGTCGCGGCGCGTGCGGTTCATCGGCGTGGCGCTCGGTCTCGGATTCGGTTGGTATATGGGCACGTATCAGATGCTCAAAGGCGCGCACTATCTCAGCCACACGGTGACCACGATGTTGCTCGCGTGGATCGTGGCGCTCGCTTGGCGCCGTGCGCTGATGCACGGTCTGGGAGGAAGTCCCGCCGCGAACTGA
- a CDS encoding response regulator — protein MNDGTPHVLVVEDDENDVFFLRRALDSVAAGIDLHVASDGRQAMDYLLGRDGFSDRTEHPLPSVVLLDLKVPYISGLEVLRQIRTTPELRRLIVVILTSSALESDVTQAYEIGANSFLVKPSRLEEQRELALRIVGYWLRSNLPPPLRTGGDGA, from the coding sequence ATGAACGACGGCACGCCGCACGTGCTGGTGGTGGAAGACGACGAGAACGACGTGTTCTTCCTCCGGCGCGCCTTGGACAGCGTGGCTGCCGGGATCGATCTCCACGTGGCGAGCGACGGCCGCCAGGCGATGGATTATCTGCTCGGGCGCGACGGCTTCAGCGACCGCACCGAGCATCCGCTGCCGAGCGTCGTCCTGCTCGACCTGAAGGTGCCCTACATTTCCGGCTTGGAGGTGCTGCGGCAAATCCGCACGACGCCGGAGCTGCGCCGGCTGATCGTGGTGATCCTCACGTCGTCGGCGCTCGAGTCCGATGTCACGCAAGCCTACGAGATCGGCGCGAACTCGTTCCTCGTGAAGCCGAGCCGGCTCGAGGAACAGAGGGAACTCGCGCTGCGCATTGTCGGCTACTGGTTGCGGTCGAATCTCCCGCCGCCGCTGAGAACCGGCGGCGACGGAGCGTGA